A section of the bacterium genome encodes:
- a CDS encoding class I fructose-bisphosphate aldolase, giving the protein MSSITSIQDILQNESHLLEHQCKTISKELLHVPNPNFIDQVWSGSDRPINVLRNLQSMYDHGRLSKTGYVSILPVDQGIEHSAGASFAPNPIYFDPENIVKLAIEGGCNAVATTSGVLGSVARKYAHKIPFILKINHNELLSYPNSYEQIMFADIEQAYNMGCAGIGATIYFGSEDSNRQIVEVSEAFAMAHELGMFTVLWCYLRNSAFKKDKDYHVAADLTAQANHLGVTIQADIIKQKMPENNGGYNAIEFGKTSPIVYDQLSSDHPIDLTRYQVANCYMGRAGLINSGGASGNNDLHDAVKTAVINKRAGGMGLISGRKAFQKPMDEGVKLLNAIQDVYLCKEVSLA; this is encoded by the coding sequence ATGAGTTCAATTACAAGCATCCAAGATATTTTACAAAATGAAAGCCACTTACTAGAGCACCAATGCAAAACCATAAGCAAAGAACTTTTGCATGTACCCAACCCAAATTTTATTGACCAAGTTTGGAGCGGATCAGATAGACCCATCAATGTTTTGCGAAATTTACAAAGCATGTATGATCATGGTCGATTAAGCAAAACAGGCTATGTTTCTATCTTGCCTGTTGATCAAGGCATAGAGCATTCTGCTGGAGCGTCCTTTGCCCCTAATCCTATTTATTTTGATCCAGAGAATATTGTTAAGTTGGCCATTGAAGGTGGATGTAATGCGGTAGCAACCACCAGTGGTGTACTGGGGTCTGTTGCACGCAAGTATGCCCATAAAATTCCATTTATATTGAAAATCAATCACAACGAGCTACTATCTTACCCAAACTCCTATGAGCAAATTATGTTTGCAGATATTGAACAGGCATACAATATGGGCTGTGCAGGTATTGGGGCCACCATATATTTTGGTTCAGAAGACTCTAACAGGCAAATTGTAGAAGTCAGTGAAGCTTTTGCCATGGCGCATGAGCTTGGTATGTTTACAGTGCTGTGGTGTTATTTGCGAAACAGCGCGTTTAAAAAAGATAAAGACTATCATGTTGCTGCAGACTTAACGGCACAAGCCAATCATTTAGGGGTTACCATTCAAGCGGATATCATTAAGCAAAAGATGCCGGAAAATAACGGGGGTTACAATGCCATTGAATTTGGCAAAACATCACCTATTGTTTACGATCAGCTCAGTTCAGACCATCCGATTGATTTAACCCGCTATCAAGTAGCCAATTGTTATATGGGAAGAGCCGGTTTGATCAATTCAGGAGGCGCCTCTGGGAATAATGACTTGCATGATGCTGTGAAAACAGCCGTCATCAATAAAAGAGCCGGCGGTATGGGCTTGATCAGTGGTAGAAAAGCATTCCAAAAACCTATGGATGAGGGTGTGAAACTGCTCAATGCTATTCAAGATGTTTATCTGTGTAAAGAAGTTAGCCTAGCCTAA
- a CDS encoding M20/M25/M40 family metallo-hydrolase: MDLNKQDIAQHIESTKDDLLNDYKTIVESPSISALQSHKPYIQETAEIAVKLIEKHGGQAQIIPTSGNPVVYGKIENDPQAQTIAIYNHLDVQPAEKGKDGWTRDPFNFTFDNGRFYSRGATDDKGPAMTALWAASIAKSLGSKTNVEFIWELEEEIGSPNFEDFLNKNIVTADNIVISDTIWASDTQPAMSMSLRGNVAAIVRLEVGTKDVHSGMAGGPARNPLSELSDLIAKCVDKQGNITIPGFEDTWTPISEQEKAGYTQSGFSIDYFKRAHGLTSLRSDNALDIMESVWAKPTFEVHGIVGGYQGEGVKTVVPPRAEAKISFRVVPGQDPDKVYDLFAAYAKQIIPDCTLEKERAAQPFSCNLETALIPKIEDAIEFGFGKRPVKIREGGSIGAIVSMQNIIQKPIGFLGISLPEDNYHGPDESFAWQQMQGGVYAFTHLLCR, encoded by the coding sequence ATGGATTTAAACAAACAAGATATCGCACAACATATTGAGAGCACCAAAGATGATTTACTCAATGATTATAAAACAATCGTGGAGTCACCCTCTATCTCTGCCCTACAATCACATAAACCTTATATACAAGAAACAGCGGAAATTGCCGTTAAACTGATTGAAAAACATGGTGGCCAAGCGCAAATCATTCCTACTTCTGGAAACCCTGTAGTCTACGGCAAAATAGAAAATGACCCACAAGCACAGACCATTGCCATATACAATCACTTGGATGTTCAACCAGCTGAAAAAGGGAAAGATGGTTGGACGCGTGATCCTTTTAACTTTACTTTTGATAATGGTCGCTTTTATTCAAGAGGCGCCACTGATGACAAAGGTCCTGCCATGACAGCTTTGTGGGCGGCAAGCATTGCAAAATCTTTGGGCAGTAAAACCAATGTTGAGTTTATTTGGGAATTGGAAGAAGAAATTGGTAGCCCTAATTTTGAAGATTTCTTGAATAAAAATATAGTCACTGCTGATAATATTGTTATTTCTGACACGATTTGGGCTTCTGATACTCAGCCTGCCATGAGTATGTCCTTAAGAGGCAATGTAGCGGCTATTGTTAGATTGGAAGTAGGCACAAAAGATGTTCACTCTGGCATGGCGGGTGGCCCAGCTAGAAACCCTTTATCTGAATTATCAGATTTGATTGCAAAATGTGTAGACAAACAAGGTAATATCACCATTCCAGGTTTTGAAGACACATGGACCCCTATTTCTGAACAAGAAAAAGCTGGCTATACTCAATCTGGATTTTCAATTGATTACTTTAAGCGTGCGCATGGCTTGACCAGTCTACGATCTGACAACGCTTTAGATATTATGGAATCCGTTTGGGCAAAACCTACGTTTGAAGTGCATGGTATTGTGGGAGGCTATCAAGGTGAAGGTGTAAAAACTGTTGTTCCGCCACGTGCTGAAGCTAAAATTAGTTTTAGAGTGGTTCCAGGTCAAGATCCAGATAAAGTTTATGACTTGTTTGCAGCCTACGCCAAACAAATCATCCCAGATTGCACTTTGGAAAAAGAGCGTGCAGCTCAACCTTTTAGCTGTAACTTAGAAACTGCTTTAATTCCTAAAATTGAAGATGCCATTGAGTTTGGCTTTGGAAAACGCCCGGTTAAAATAAGAGAAGGTGGTTCCATTGGTGCCATTGTCAGCATGCAAAATATCATTCAAAAACCAATTGGCTTTTTAGGCATTAGCTTACCTGAGGATAATTACCATGGTCCAGATGAATCCTTTGCCTGGCAGCAAATGCAAGGTGGTGTGTATGCCTTTACACATTTACTGTGTAGATAA
- a CDS encoding HAD family hydrolase: protein MSKIDGIDSLIFDLDGTLWDSTGACANTINQQLEHKKINVAPVSQQDVAGAMGLPHNEYIEKVFEKATLEEKKALAQQAFDHTHIGMEGSLLYEGVAQGIHDLSENYPLYIVSNCESGYIENFLNISGLKSYFKDFECWGNTGQEKYKNIEAVIQRNKLQNPIYIGDTQGDKAAAQKAGVPFIAVNYGFGQVEGLYTADSFQQILTLLCI from the coding sequence GTGAGCAAGATTGATGGTATTGATAGTCTTATTTTTGATTTGGATGGAACGCTTTGGGATAGTACAGGTGCTTGTGCAAATACAATCAATCAACAGTTGGAACATAAAAAAATAAATGTTGCACCTGTAAGTCAGCAAGATGTTGCGGGTGCAATGGGTTTGCCGCACAATGAATATATTGAGAAAGTGTTTGAGAAAGCAACACTTGAAGAAAAAAAAGCCTTAGCCCAACAAGCATTTGATCATACCCACATTGGTATGGAAGGCAGTTTGCTTTATGAGGGGGTAGCGCAAGGAATCCATGACCTAAGTGAAAATTATCCTTTGTATATTGTCAGCAATTGTGAGTCAGGCTATATAGAAAATTTTTTAAATATATCGGGTTTAAAGAGTTATTTTAAAGATTTTGAATGTTGGGGAAACACAGGACAAGAAAAATATAAAAATATTGAAGCGGTTATTCAAAGAAATAAGCTGCAAAACCCAATCTATATTGGCGATACACAAGGAGACAAAGCAGCTGCGCAAAAAGCAGGCGTTCCATTTATCGCTGTCAATTATGGTTTTGGCCAAGTTGAAGGTTTGTATACAGCAGATAGTTTTCAACAGATTTTGACCCTGCTGTGCATATAG
- a CDS encoding acyl-CoA dehydrogenase family protein, giving the protein MNFQLTPEQEQLKQLAKEFTQNEVIPKAAHHDQTGEFPKEILKKAWETGLMNNQIPENLGGPGLSVVDGCIIAEETGAGCTGITTAMEANMLSSAPILVGGTEEQKKEFLSPLTQEFMFAAYCVTEPAAGSDVQGIQTTAVKTGSDYVINGQKMWITSGSVASWYFVLAYTDASQGHKGMSAFIVPADTPGIEVGKKEINMGQRCSDTRGITFNDVKVPEKYRIGQEGQGFMIAMAAFDHSRPLVAAGAVGLARAAMEYAVEYAKQRTSFKKPIAKHQAIAFMIADMAKDIEAARLLTWLAASRIDNKQRNTLEAAYAKAFAADTAMRVATDAVQVFGGYGFNTEYPVEKLMRDAKIFQIYEGTSQIQRLIIAREIFDRK; this is encoded by the coding sequence ATCAATTTTCAACTTACCCCTGAACAAGAACAACTTAAACAACTTGCAAAAGAATTTACTCAAAATGAAGTTATTCCCAAAGCTGCACACCATGATCAAACAGGAGAATTTCCAAAAGAAATCCTAAAAAAAGCCTGGGAAACAGGTCTCATGAACAATCAAATTCCAGAAAATCTTGGAGGCCCAGGCCTAAGTGTTGTAGATGGATGTATCATAGCTGAAGAAACGGGTGCCGGCTGCACAGGCATCACAACTGCTATGGAAGCCAACATGCTATCGAGTGCTCCTATTTTAGTCGGTGGTACAGAAGAACAAAAGAAAGAGTTTCTTTCTCCTTTAACTCAAGAATTTATGTTTGCAGCGTACTGTGTAACGGAACCTGCTGCGGGCTCAGACGTACAAGGCATACAAACCACAGCTGTTAAAACTGGTTCAGACTATGTCATCAACGGACAAAAAATGTGGATCACCTCTGGTTCCGTAGCCAGTTGGTACTTTGTTCTGGCTTACACTGATGCTAGCCAAGGACACAAAGGTATGAGTGCATTCATTGTACCTGCTGATACACCCGGCATTGAGGTGGGTAAAAAAGAAATTAATATGGGTCAACGTTGCTCCGATACACGTGGCATTACTTTTAATGATGTTAAAGTACCTGAAAAATATAGAATTGGACAAGAAGGCCAAGGCTTTATGATTGCTATGGCTGCCTTTGACCACAGCAGGCCTTTGGTTGCTGCGGGCGCTGTTGGCTTAGCAAGAGCCGCTATGGAGTATGCTGTTGAGTACGCCAAACAAAGAACCAGCTTTAAAAAACCTATAGCAAAACATCAGGCCATTGCCTTTATGATTGCCGATATGGCCAAAGACATTGAAGCCGCTCGTTTATTAACTTGGTTGGCCGCAAGCAGAATTGATAACAAGCAAAGAAACACCCTTGAGGCAGCTTATGCAAAAGCATTTGCCGCGGACACTGCAATGCGTGTAGCAACTGATGCTGTTCAGGTTTTTGGTGGTTATGGCTTTAACACAGAGTATCCGGTAGAAAAACTCATGCGTGATGCAAAGATTTTTCAAATTTATGAAGGCACCAGCCAAATTCAACGCTTAATCATAGCTAGAGAGATCTTTGACCGTAAATAG
- a CDS encoding FKBP-type peptidyl-prolyl cis-trans isomerase encodes MKKIHTLSIVLLLGVSLVSCDQIKNKASKNVNLTTDKAKRSYAIGMQVGRTLKSQKVDLDVDIIAAAISDMLAGKEAKMTEAQIRETMMAMREDQRKKMEEEKVKNAKAGSEFLEKNKAKEGVVTTKSGLQYKHITEGTGASPKETDKVKVHYKGTLIDGTEFDSSYKRKQPAEFNVNRVIKGWTEGLQLMKVGGKSMFYIPAELAYGAVPRPQIPANSVLVFEVELLDILDEQKKPKTK; translated from the coding sequence ATGAAAAAAATACATACATTATCAATTGTTTTATTATTGGGGGTAAGCTTGGTTTCTTGTGATCAGATCAAGAATAAGGCTTCTAAAAATGTTAACCTTACAACAGATAAGGCTAAAAGAAGTTATGCCATTGGCATGCAAGTAGGGAGAACGTTAAAGTCACAAAAAGTGGATTTGGACGTAGACATTATTGCTGCCGCAATTTCTGATATGCTCGCAGGAAAAGAAGCCAAGATGACTGAAGCGCAGATAAGAGAAACCATGATGGCCATGCGTGAAGATCAACGCAAAAAAATGGAAGAAGAAAAAGTTAAAAATGCAAAAGCCGGCTCAGAATTTCTTGAGAAAAATAAGGCCAAAGAGGGGGTTGTAACAACAAAGTCTGGATTACAATACAAACATATTACAGAAGGCACAGGAGCCTCACCTAAGGAAACCGATAAAGTTAAAGTTCACTATAAAGGTACTTTGATTGATGGTACTGAGTTTGATAGCTCCTACAAAAGAAAGCAACCTGCAGAGTTTAATGTTAATCGTGTGATCAAAGGTTGGACGGAAGGTCTCCAACTAATGAAAGTTGGCGGTAAATCTATGTTTTATATTCCAGCTGAGTTAGCATACGGAGCAGTGCCAAGACCACAGATTCCTGCAAATTCAGTTTTGGTTTTTGAAGTTGAATTGTTAGATATTTTAGATGAGCAAAAAAAGCCGAAAACAAAATAA
- a CDS encoding penicillin-binding protein, translating to MSKKSRKQNKRFQIKKKSTNKRSKVHKLKWTLLFVFLALALGLFIQTYLSLRTVVNQFSKPLQWDISSQVYSDESVIYSGQYFKKQYILQYLQFLSYKKVGRESQLSHASFYENKTDNTVTAYFHSPKKKIVFQFDQQNFLNNIIDSNQNNNKVLNHFTLPRVLLSEFYGDKREKRTVLEFKDFPQTLKQAIVAMEDKDFYRHHGVSIKGIARALITNITKKSYAQGGSTLTQQLMKNFFLSHKKTLWRKWKELVLALVVDKMYSKEKIFHMYLNEIYLGQVGSVSIHGFEEAAKLYFHDSVNNLSISQQALLVGLISSPGRYSPFNNLERSLYRRNLVLKKMFEEKIISQKEYIKAKDEKIDLAKRRQVFEQSLSLKNSITHELNQHFSELDLKEKGYQVFTSIDPIFQKSLREQGQKIYKQILSQQKLSSENLQMGAVSIHPTSGAIKAILTGGGNKNQYNHVYQMKRPMGSLVKPLILAYLVEKYKNNSNNYISNTRLVNDKKLTINYDEKQWQPKNYANQYFGQVSVRTVIEKSLNSGFLDLVQQYSFDDVYAMAKKYGFSDYEKVPALALGALESNPFQLAGLYSMFINSGLAVTPSLVQKVNHEAQSIQSRQLISKKYISEQVAFQILNLLQGVLKDGTGKSSKAYHLKYTYAGKTGTSNDHRDAWFVGLSENLVTVIWFGLEGQHESTLTGSNSALRVWLNYVKNNEKYIRNEPFKTVNGIKVKKIDKEKACKWGFFKSKRNDFEEVFLPNYTVRRCVND from the coding sequence ATGAGCAAAAAAAGCCGAAAACAAAATAAACGTTTTCAAATAAAAAAAAAGAGCACTAACAAAAGAAGCAAGGTTCACAAGTTAAAGTGGACTTTGCTTTTTGTTTTTTTAGCGCTAGCTTTAGGTCTTTTTATTCAGACCTATCTTTCTTTGCGTACAGTTGTTAATCAATTCTCTAAACCTTTACAGTGGGATATAAGTTCTCAAGTTTATTCTGATGAGAGTGTTATTTATTCTGGTCAGTACTTTAAAAAACAATATATTCTTCAGTATTTACAGTTTTTATCATACAAAAAAGTGGGGCGTGAAAGTCAATTGTCACATGCCAGTTTTTATGAAAATAAAACTGACAATACAGTAACTGCTTATTTCCATAGTCCTAAAAAGAAGATTGTATTTCAGTTTGATCAACAGAACTTTTTAAATAATATTATTGATAGCAATCAAAACAATAATAAAGTTTTGAATCATTTTACCCTGCCAAGAGTTCTTTTAAGTGAGTTTTATGGTGACAAAAGAGAAAAAAGGACCGTTTTAGAGTTTAAAGATTTTCCACAAACATTAAAGCAGGCCATTGTTGCCATGGAAGATAAAGATTTTTACCGTCATCATGGTGTAAGCATCAAAGGTATTGCTAGAGCTTTAATCACCAATATAACCAAAAAATCCTATGCCCAAGGAGGAAGTACTTTAACTCAGCAGTTGATGAAAAACTTTTTTTTAAGCCATAAAAAAACTCTATGGAGAAAGTGGAAAGAACTGGTTCTGGCTTTGGTCGTGGATAAAATGTACAGTAAAGAAAAGATTTTTCATATGTACCTTAATGAAATCTATTTAGGTCAAGTGGGGTCCGTATCAATTCATGGTTTTGAAGAAGCGGCAAAACTTTATTTTCATGATAGTGTAAACAATCTTTCAATTTCACAGCAAGCACTGTTGGTAGGGTTAATTAGTTCTCCTGGAAGATACTCTCCATTTAATAACCTAGAGCGGTCTTTGTATCGCAGAAACTTGGTTTTAAAAAAAATGTTTGAAGAAAAAATTATCAGTCAAAAAGAGTATATAAAAGCTAAAGATGAAAAGATTGATCTAGCAAAAAGACGGCAAGTATTTGAACAAAGTTTATCATTAAAAAATAGCATTACCCATGAGTTGAACCAGCATTTTTCTGAGCTTGATTTAAAAGAAAAAGGTTATCAAGTTTTTACATCAATAGATCCAATTTTTCAGAAAAGCCTTAGAGAACAAGGTCAAAAAATATACAAACAAATCTTAAGTCAACAAAAACTTAGCAGTGAAAATTTGCAAATGGGCGCTGTAAGTATTCACCCTACATCTGGAGCCATCAAAGCAATTTTAACCGGCGGCGGAAATAAAAATCAATACAATCATGTTTATCAAATGAAAAGGCCAATGGGGTCGCTTGTAAAACCGCTAATTCTAGCTTACTTGGTAGAAAAATATAAAAACAACTCTAATAATTATATCAGTAATACGCGCTTAGTGAATGATAAAAAATTGACTATCAACTATGATGAAAAGCAATGGCAACCAAAAAATTATGCCAATCAATATTTTGGACAAGTGAGCGTAAGGACAGTTATTGAAAAATCTTTAAACTCAGGATTTTTGGACTTGGTGCAGCAATATTCATTTGATGATGTCTATGCAATGGCAAAAAAATATGGCTTTAGTGATTATGAAAAAGTTCCGGCTCTGGCTTTAGGGGCATTAGAATCAAACCCATTTCAACTTGCAGGGCTTTATAGCATGTTTATTAACTCAGGGCTTGCGGTGACGCCGAGCTTGGTTCAAAAAGTTAATCATGAGGCACAATCTATTCAATCAAGGCAACTCATAAGCAAAAAATATATCTCTGAACAAGTGGCCTTTCAAATTTTAAATCTTTTGCAGGGAGTATTAAAAGATGGCACAGGAAAAAGCTCAAAGGCTTATCACTTGAAGTACACTTATGCTGGAAAAACAGGAACCAGTAATGATCATAGGGATGCTTGGTTCGTGGGCTTATCAGAAAACCTGGTGACTGTGATTTGGTTTGGTTTAGAAGGTCAGCATGAAAGCACATTAACGGGGTCAAATTCTGCGTTGAGGGTATGGTTAAATTACGTGAAAAACAATGAGAAATACATAAGAAATGAGCCTTTTAAAACAGTCAATGGAATTAAGGTTAAAAAAATAGACAAAGAAAAAGCCTGTAAATGGGGGTTCTTTAAAAGTAAACGCAATGATTTTGAAGAGGTGTTTTTACCCAATTATACAGTTAGGAGATGTGTCAATGACTAA
- a CDS encoding tetratricopeptide repeat protein: protein MTKIKVQYAVFFIILFFITACQVPKHAYQAQEEAILNDLYNNENDARGKIALEYLLKAEQRLKVEQFKQAELVLLKAVEVNMYENLTSYYLAQTFFYLRRYNEALSYLKTINTAFKQYPRYHYLLQKLKGDVYFSLDQKKEALIAYKKCLNMHSEDEYVKERVEALKSLE, encoded by the coding sequence ATGACTAAGATAAAGGTTCAATATGCTGTGTTTTTTATAATTTTATTTTTCATTACAGCTTGTCAGGTACCAAAACATGCCTATCAAGCTCAAGAGGAAGCCATCTTAAATGATTTGTACAATAATGAAAATGATGCAAGAGGAAAGATTGCCTTAGAGTATTTATTAAAAGCTGAACAAAGGTTAAAGGTAGAACAGTTTAAACAGGCAGAATTGGTATTATTAAAAGCAGTAGAAGTGAACATGTATGAGAATTTAACCAGCTACTATCTGGCACAGACGTTTTTTTATCTTCGCCGGTACAATGAAGCTTTATCTTACCTTAAAACAATCAATACAGCATTTAAGCAATACCCTAGATACCACTATTTGCTGCAAAAACTAAAAGGTGATGTTTACTTTTCATTAGACCAAAAAAAAGAAGCCTTAATTGCTTACAAGAAGTGTTTAAACATGCACTCTGAAGATGAATATGTTAAAGAAAGGGTTGAAGCGTTAAAAAGCTTAGAGTGA
- a CDS encoding DEAD/DEAH box helicase, producing MSQLSLLSGLDSNQYKILYFDLETKKSAQEVGGWSNIKDMGMACGVLYDSEDDRYHVYLEDQVHDMIKHIQSADLIVGFNHIYFDYKVLTGYDNFNFNRLNNFDLLLDIEAHLGRRLKLDALAKTTLKKQKTADGLQSLQWVKEGKIDLVVDYCKADVEVTKDLFLFGVENNFILYPDRGQKNQLNVSWNIDKLVK from the coding sequence ATGAGTCAACTGTCATTGCTTAGTGGTTTGGATTCAAATCAGTATAAAATCTTGTATTTTGATTTAGAGACAAAAAAGTCGGCTCAAGAAGTTGGTGGCTGGTCAAATATAAAAGATATGGGCATGGCTTGTGGTGTTTTGTATGATTCAGAGGATGACCGGTATCATGTATATCTTGAAGATCAAGTTCATGATATGATCAAGCACATCCAGTCTGCAGATTTAATCGTGGGATTTAACCACATTTATTTTGATTACAAAGTTTTAACGGGCTACGATAATTTTAATTTTAATCGGCTAAATAATTTTGATTTATTATTAGACATCGAAGCACATTTAGGAAGAAGATTGAAGTTAGATGCGCTTGCAAAAACAACTTTAAAAAAACAAAAGACGGCAGATGGTTTACAAAGTTTACAGTGGGTCAAAGAAGGAAAAATAGACCTGGTCGTAGATTACTGTAAGGCTGATGTTGAAGTAACAAAGGATTTATTTTTGTTTGGTGTAGAGAATAATTTTATTCTTTATCCAGATCGAGGTCAAAAAAATCAACTTAATGTCAGTTGGAATATTGATAAACTGGTCAAGTAG
- a CDS encoding RlmE family RNA methyltransferase, with the protein MDPKKLDYYYKKAKQDGHVARSVYKLEAIDQKFKLIKRGQTVMDLGAAPGSWTQYVAKKVGPKGRLFAIDLNPLNVAVPNNVDFFEEDINDLDCQRLLEQYSEFDLVVSDMAPQTTGIKDRDHFLSIELCMMALNVAKEVLKESGSFVCKYFQGSDEQSLIKASKKTFKTVKIYKPEASQKKSKELYLIAMNKA; encoded by the coding sequence ATGGATCCTAAAAAACTGGATTATTATTATAAAAAAGCCAAGCAAGATGGTCATGTTGCCCGTTCAGTTTACAAATTAGAAGCCATAGATCAAAAATTTAAATTAATAAAAAGAGGCCAGACGGTCATGGATCTTGGTGCAGCACCTGGTTCTTGGACACAGTATGTTGCTAAAAAAGTTGGTCCTAAAGGAAGACTCTTTGCTATAGACTTGAACCCATTGAATGTTGCTGTTCCTAATAATGTAGATTTTTTTGAGGAAGATATTAACGATCTTGATTGTCAGCGTTTATTAGAACAATACAGTGAATTTGATTTGGTTGTCAGCGATATGGCACCACAGACAACAGGAATTAAGGATAGAGATCATTTTTTGTCGATAGAGCTCTGTATGATGGCCTTAAATGTTGCTAAAGAAGTTCTAAAAGAATCCGGCAGTTTTGTCTGTAAGTACTTTCAAGGCAGCGATGAGCAAAGCTTAATCAAAGCCAGCAAAAAAACTTTCAAAACTGTAAAAATATACAAACCTGAAGCCAGCCAAAAAAAGAGTAAAGAACTTTATTTAATTGCTATGAATAAAGCTTAG